The Periplaneta americana isolate PAMFEO1 chromosome 16, P.americana_PAMFEO1_priV1, whole genome shotgun sequence genome segment tataatctcacaactaaaggaatagtacaattagtatgatcagcacagcacgtgttacattgagacaatgacaattacctagatattagtgttaatggaaaaataaagtaatgactgtgtaaaataataataataataatagtaataaaaattataccttaaaaaactaattctgtgcatttaaaacatttctaaacaacctaattttaaacaactgaagactaagactacccctgatttccagcggcagagTAAGGAAAAATGTTacacgaaattaatttttatatgtattaaaatggaTCCAGATATTTCTTATGATAATGCGATGTTGCAAAGCATGTATTATACAAACTAGCCTATCAGAGGAATCGGGAATAATTTCCAAGAAGTTCAAGGAAACAGTGGATTCAATGGTGCCACACAACACTTCACATGCGTACaagtagttttgtaaaaatattaaatagttgcatttctacatttttttgaTTATAGCATTAAACGTTTATAAAACCTATTATGTGTGCATTTTGAACACGCGACTCAAGGTCAaggaatggactgcatttgccaagTGTGCTTACCCCAgccctggaccattctcctcaactgaaATAAACAGGGACACCTGGAATTACCAGTGCTCGAGTTCAATGACTCGAGCGTGGTTggtactttttacttgacttgatcTGCCAGTTCGAAATTCACGGATAATAGCATGTTGACACTAAATGACGCGCCATCGATTTACTTGACTCTGATTGGCCAGGTTCGATCGATCATATAGTTGAGCTGTTCCTTCAGTAGAGCCAATACAAGTGGAGCCTCCAGCATATAGACAACATTCGTTTAAATGGGTGGTGTGTCCTTTCTTGTAAACGAGTCCTAgaaatttctgaagaaaatgaAAGCACTTTTAAACTAAATGCTGAAGTTGAACGACTTTAATTTAGACCAAGTTTAATTTAAATTGGAGAAGATGGCTCATTAATCATTAATTGATTCTGAGATATAGAGTGCACATAACGTGAGTTTTGCTGTTAAGAACCTCTGCAATTTGGAACTAGAGATTGAATTTCTAAGCAATATCACTCACATTAATGAAGTTAGCTGTAACATACCtagtttaatgttatgttttatttaacgacgctcgcaactgcagaggttatatcagcgtcgccggatgtgccggaattttgtcccgcaggagttcttttacatgccactaaatctactgacatgagcctgtcgcatttaagcacacttaaatgccatcgacctggcccgggatcgaacccgcaaccttgggcatagaaggccagcgctagaccaactcgccaaccaggtcgaccatacCTAGTTAAGACATATATTTtcagcaggttattttacgacgctttatgaacatcttaggttatttagcgtctgaataagatggtgataataccggtgaaatgagtccggggtccagcatcgaaagttacccagcatttgctcatattgggttgagggaaaacccgggaaaaaacctcatcctATTAAAAACCGAATTTGATCTTACTGCaagtacagaaaaaaatacaaggaattcaatttcgatagtctcttccctatataaaaaaacacattggtggctgcatattctgtgtttagcgtacggttcttaaaaactaattattaaagagggcaatattcactttagacatatttcctatttttttattcgtgcatattgttctcaaagttctcgtttaggttcatgaatattcaatttaatcgtatttatattctgcattCTGCAGATTTCCCTATCCtcctcggggaatcgctcaatattatacaggtttacgttattatttattgtaaattaaattaaattatgaggtaagaaaatattgaattatattaaattatatcagGTTATGCAAAATAACAGTAAATACAATTCTggcacgcacagaaaaccaacaagcggaaaaaatgtagcacatgacaaaacataggcctacaacatgttgcaccgcgtggaacgctcctgccatatgacggtaaaacttcgcataagataccCCTATTCCACAGATATCACAACTGAAAGGCATCTTGGTTAAGCGACGGCATATACTTTTTAGACATTCCTATCACGGGAAACTTCCCCTCCACACATCGCATTCAAATGGTCTTTGGCAGATATACGGCGGGTATAAACGAAAAGATGTCTCTATTCTGGAAAATTGATTATACAGACATCACATCTGAATACCTTCAGCGAATGTGAATGATCACGTGTTTCCTTAAGGTTCCCAACTGTGTGAAACTCTTTCCACAATGCAAACATTTAACTCGTCCTTCGCCCGTGTGGATGCGAGTGTGTCTCTGAAAACTCGACGGCGTTGAGAGACACTTcccacacacatcgcatttgaatcGCCTTTCGTCTGTGTGAACGCGTAGATGTGTCTTTAGATATGCTAATATTGGGTAACACTTTCCACACagatcgcatttgaatggtcttTTGTCAGTGTGTATGCGTCCATGTTTGTTTAAATAATTCGAAGTTAAGAAAAACTTTCCACATatctcgcatttgaatggctttttcCCAGTGTGTAAGGGTGTATGCCTGCTTAAATGTAATGAAGATGAGAAACACTTTCCGCAaaaatcgcatttgaatggtttttcgccGGTATGTATTCGTGCATGTACTTTTAAATCGCCCGATTCTTTGAAACTCTTCGCACACACCTCGCATTTGTATGGCCTCAGCCCGGTATGGGTGCGTACATGCCTTATTAAATGCCCCGCTCTtgagaaacacttcccacaaTGCTGGCATTTCACAGGCTTTTCGCCAGTGTGTACTCGTCCATGCATTTTTAAATCTGCCGATGCCGAGAAAAATTTcccacacacatcgcatttgaatggcattTCCCCAGTATGAATGAATACATGTCTGTTTAAAAGGCGCAATGTTGAGAAACACATTCCACACTCATTGCATTTGAATTGTCTTCTGCAAACTTGTTTACTTGAATGTCTGTTTAAAAAGAACGATGAAGTAAAATTCTTCCCACAGAGGTCGCATTTTAATTTCTCTTCGGCAGTGTGAATGCGTGCGTGTTTTGTTAAAACACTCGATTTACTAAAACCTTTGCCACACacgtcgcatttgaatggcttttcgccgCTGTGTAGGCGCTTATGTGTTTTCAAAATTGCCGAAGCCGTGAAACACTTTCCGCACAATTCGCACTTAAATGGTCTCTGCCCAGTGTGTGTGCGTAAATGCGTCTTACGAATTCGTGACGttaagaaacactttccacacaagtCACATTTGAATGTTTTTTCAGCACTGTGTATGAATGCGTGTGTTTTTAAACTTTCAGGtgctgagaaacactttccacacacctcacatttgaatggtttttccCCAGTGTGAATGCGTGCGTGTCTCTTCAAGTGCGTAGTTCCTGTGAAGCTCTTCCCGCACACCTCACATACGCATCGCTTTTCTCCGCTGTGAACTCGTGCATGTATAGTTAGGTTGCCCGGTTCTGAGAACCTCTTCCCACAAACCTCACACATGAACGACTTTTCACCTACGTGCATGCGTGCATGACTACTCAATTGTGACGATTCTCTAAAAGATTTTCCACACTCGTCGCATTTGAACGGCCTTTCCCGTTTGTGTGTGCGTACATGCCGCGTTAAATGCCCCAATCCAGAAAAACACTTTCCGCATACCTTGCACGTAAATGGTTTTTCGCCCGTGTGAACGCGTATATGTCGCTCTAATTCTGCAAATCgtaaaaaacactttccacaaatgtcgcatttgaatggcttttcgcctgAGTGAATGCGTATATGTtgctttaataattttaaatttgagaaacactttccacagctATCGCACTTGAATGGCTTTTTTATCGCGTGTGTGTTCAAATGAAGTTTCAGAGATTGCGCTGTTGCAAAAACCTCGTCGCATATGTCACACTTAATAGATTTACGGTTCACGCCGCTGCTGCTGCCACTCTGTACGGAATCGTCTTCTTCAAGATCGATGCTGGCGTGTTCTCTAGACACGCTCTTCTCTACATTATCCACACTCCTGAAATGAATATGAAATTTATGTCACCACAAGAGATTGGGAAACGATATACATGTAAGTAATTTTTGAACAGGTCCAACAATAACATCACCTTGAAATCTCATAATGCTgaggggtcccgggttcgattaccgatgCAGGAACGAATTTTTGtcgtattaaatggtgataatacacattggctacctCACAgcagtcgtgtaatattcaatgaggggggcgagacctcatatataatgaatatgtgatgtattaagtgttagcagttgtcacaaactgatgttgaatatggccagaaagtcatttaaatatgcgctcctgtatgtATGACTTACactgtctaaagtgcaggtagtaaggccgtaagacattacgagaggagttcggccggcaccgtggatcgtgtcccggcatagctcagttggaaagagcgctcagtgcgtagagctgagaggtcccgggttcgattctcggtgccggaacgaatttttctatTAAATGGTGGTAAGACGAAGGAAAATTCtatttattgtagatgatatgaaccgatgtgttgtaagaaaatatatagaagaattttataccgttcagaaagaagtttcaacattgaataaaTTACTGACCCTTTCGAGAGAGGCAGTAATTtgcaaggttggagagaaaaactatggaaagtgattcgagacatgggatttaggtttaaaattgtagaaatacaggatgtattttgattgaaagaaataatatttagcATGgaggacaagttatttaagaCACCGTTTCACGTAattttggcaacatccctattgggcaaggttcgtggcctgctgtttaacgtggtgggaggaaagcgggtggaatggaatgagtacaggcgttaacttttccaagaacgacgacagcgctgaaggggcacagatccgatggtccaccattgaaatatgaaatacataatgtttatatattatcttcacaaaatatatattatattctataaactcaccttcctggatctttcgggaGAAGGATAACTCCAACCTatgtttcttacaatttatagtactacaaacgtctccttgtcctatattattattctaattattgtattttagccatttacagttattacaaacgACAACgatcatttcacagtttacataccttttcacaaaaatgcgaaatacggcacagtcaatgccttttcgatcaggccgtaatgtatgttcggatcttctatttcagtgtatggagctcagtgaaatattataactttattgcgtatcattgctaagctttatttagtgtaatgtgtccataagttccgtttgatctttgttgcataatatgttgcagaaataattacagaacTGTGTTAcggtattttaatgtgaagagaattttacatgtcaacataatctgttcgcgtcaacatttcaagttcagaatggaagctattttgaggtttaataaaaaagaatttatattgtgatttcaatttagcacatctatttttcttaattttagagaaaacatttaaaataccactcctatgaaattaatgtacgtacaatagtgttacttcgtctcttaagtagtagataaatacaataattctgtACTCacttttagtattaaaatacagacaaattgaatgtctggggtgtcatacatgacattatgcttaattataatatatgattgcgaatttaggaatataaattgaaaaatgagttctattcagtcaatacttaacataataaacacaataaaacatgtcatAATAACATTtagagatttaaaaacaaacgttttcgccaatttaaTTACGAATTTGATAACAAAacgcttaaataaatttaaagcagaaGCCAAAACTAATAGCACGTTAGTAAGTTCTGTCAAAAAGACTAAAACCACCCACTGGAAACCCATGACATTTTTCGGTAATGTATCATACAAATTAAGTAACCTGTTTAGTAAAGAATAAATTAACGTAGCATTccgtaccaacaacaaacttaataatACGATTCCCAATaacattcaaaattacaataaatttgccaATAGCGGTATCTATCTATTTCAATGTAAAACTGTCCCAGTAAATACGTTGGCAAAACAAAACGGAACTTTCGCACGCGTTACAAAGAGCACGTCTCTGActtcaaattcaataggaataaatcaaagtttgccacgcatctcatttcccttaatcacgaacttactggcatagaagaagcccttcaggtcttaaagactattaacaatcataattatatgaATGCTACGGAGGAACTATATATTGCcaccttttctaataataatgatagcccgctccttaacgaacaatacccaaattcaaataacccgctgtttaaAATCACACGCAAGTAACGGTCACTCATCCACTAGTCATGCAACgtatacagttttcgtcatacgctaatacttaatgtaaagatcagtcgtGTCGCCGGCCTTATAGATTTCAAGAtgttcttccattttttgtaagtattgttttagaagatttaaataatcttaaatgcttctaaatattctttcattctatccttacaatttacacGATCTTTCCTGCTgtccataacggccacacgaccgacctgttcgtagcatcatcaaatctatcttgaaaactgtatctgcaatgacagaagagttttgctgtttccttggttcacacacgcctctttctaCACAGTGATTCttcacacatcgtggaggctttttgctatatacTATtgtctgtttttaagtgatattacagttgtaactttggtttttaacgtcatataccaagtgttcattttttataacatgttccattcgacctacacgacctgaagatgccaatcaaaattggcgaaaacgtttgtttttaaatctgtgtaaatgtaattataacatgttttattatgttttatgttaagtattgactgaatagaactcatttttcaaataACATTGAGCTTAACGGTACCAATATGCCTTTCAaattaggaatataagttaaatatagtaaacataacctataatttacaTATGAATGGtagggcattggagatcactccATTTAgaagaaaggggcaactggtacagtaaacataacctataatttcaacatatctaaatatccgtgcggtgcaattgaaaatgatTAAATCGTGCATAactgaatgtacaagaatttcacaatatttaatcgaaataaaggcaggttttatacatacgaacaacgtaatttacacaccataaataatattacatcttaacttgcaagtgaattatgtctgaagtgtctcataatctttgttttaaattttattaatggaattacactacattttggagaaacatatgttactgtttatgcattccaactaatttatatggttgaaacgccgaccttcgtgatcgggttaagcgagttacatgatctgccttacggcctgtattagatcacgatggctgtggcacaggctattgttcctagtactcacagcgctccaagcggctagcaactatcgcgacaaatgcaaaaatcaccccaagctttgtgactgtatatagtagactgtcgCGTTACTAAGAATAACCATTCAAAATAGTAGATAATACTAGTatcatacattaaaaaaatttactTCCCACATCTTCATTAAATGAAGTTCTGAAAGAATATAAGAATCAAAATTCATTTAGTAAACTCACCTCTCAGTCAACACTTCATCCCCTTCCGAAGTTGATCCCACTATCTGTGCCTCCTCAACTCTCTCCACATCCAACAAATCTTCCTGGAAAATTGAGTAAATAATGAAGGGAGCTTTTACTTACTGACCACATCAGTCATTGGTTTCCTATGTCACACACCTCACTATTCAAACCTAGTCAGACCAACCTAAGTTTTCGGTAAGGTTGTaatgacattaaaaaaatatgcaattaaTTCCCCTGATCTGCACTGTTTTAAATCcttcatacaatctttcttaaatgcaggctattttCAATGTATTGAAAGAAATGGGAATCAAGTTTCACCTTCCAAAATATGTCTGTCATATAAAAATGACCTGCAATATAAGTAATAACACGAATTTGaaagaatatttgaaataaattaacagtAAGAAGGTTATATATTCAAACACCAATACATTTTGATGTTGAAAGTGCTATTAGCTCAAATTGCAGACTATCTAACACAACATAAAGTAAAGATTTTGCCATCACACTATCCTAACATAACCTAATCTCTATTTTATAACTGTAAGTCCAGAAGATTACAGAAAATCTGAATATGGAACATGAACTGTCAAATAAGTTgtatcattattactgttattacagctcgattcagcgataatggcccctgtccttggttttTTTGCTAATGAGCGAGCTGtttgttgcgtcataagaaagaaatttaatcacaaatttgcataggaggggaagaggaaagaggaggaaaataatatctatgctcgaagctgagggacactcatgtcaagaaaatgtaagccaacatgacattgtttagtcaacagacttAATGCTTAGTAGCGGGACGTGTGGGAGACTATTGTGTTTCAAGACGGAGTGTactgcgacatgataagaaggaagtgttaagTGTTATGactgcggcctgacctgtgtgacccagccagccagtagtgatgagtaactcgctcttagtctatctacttaatttttgcaggggccaaaatccctcaATCAagctgtactattattattattattattactattattgttattatactgCCATTTGTGAAAAGTGGAACACACTGAAAGAAAGGCCCGAACAACTTCAAACATGGGCCAagtgtagaacagtgtaccattaataattaattacgtttCCACAAAGATGGCACCCACATAGGGCCAACAGTAACTCTTATGTCATCGGCAAGGTCAGTGATATGGCTTCCTCAGTCATTACAGACCTTCCAAAAGGAGTGGAAACGGGAAAGCTggtgcaggtatgcctcgtcgacgtggaagggcgcaatatcagcacgtgagtgagTTTGAACGGGCCAGAATGGATGGTctccgggaagcaggtttgtcaCAGCGTGACATTTCGACTTCTACAGGGCATTTGCTACGACAGTGACGTGTGTGTGtgtaaccagtggatagaagagggtcgtatgCAGAGACGAGCGGGTATTGGACCatgtaatgtgaccacagcacggaatgaccgccatcttgtccacatggccgtgacggaccgtacagcttcatccacagtgttgagtcgacgttggagtactgAATCTGTCTGTGTCAACGGTTCGACGCCGTCTTTTGAGGGCTGCCCTAGTGGCTCGGATGCCGTTGTGTCAGCTTCCATTGTCCAGACCACCAACTCCTCAAACTGCAATGGGCACATGAACGCCGTCACTGGCGTGCTGAGTGGCTAAATGTAGTGTTTGCGGACGAATCCCGCTTCATCATGGCCTACAATGATGGCTGCTTACGTGTTAGTcgctaccgtggtgaacgcaatctgagaacctgcattgttgagcggcaaAGCGGACAAAAGCCTAGTGTGATGGTTCGAagcgccattggatacaatatgcgatctcgcctcctacgcattcagggcaatctgaacagaaatcgctacattagggaggttttagagcccgaggtactgcccctccttcaggcaactccacatgccatatttcagcaggacaatgtccGGCCACATGTGGCAGGGATTATGCAAGCCTTCCTCGAAAAGCGAGgggtatcactgcttccctggcctgcacgttcgccagacaagTCCCCCATCGAATATGTCTGGGACACGGTTGGTTGGCAATTTGTtagtcatggtcctccagcacccactcttgaggctgtgtggactcgcatacaaactgcgtggcgGGAGATTCCCCAGAAACACATTATTCATGCCACGACGCTTACAGGCTCTGATTGCAGAGCATAgaggcttcacaccatactgaaatctcacagtCACAGATCCGGTACAGATCTGTAATTCCAATcttttgtgtattgtcatgtacctaatctgtggtatcaatttcatttcagtcacatgtatccttcttggtgttccAATTTCCACAACCATTAacttagtgtattattattaatattaatttgtttcctaTAAACTGTCTTCTTAAGAAAGAGGACCTGCTcatgttttatttgtattgtacAAGTCTTTACATCTGTTTGAACCCTTGATTCACTAACTGCTACATCAGTAgcagcagaagaaacaaaatttcgTAACTTTAAGATGAAATCTGTTCCAAGGCACAATATTTTCC includes the following:
- the LOC138691916 gene encoding zinc finger protein 493-like, which translates into the protein MLTHRMEENKASSEEGNSSHLEVTGMNTECVDQSCDTISGLKVEDPTPVPITFPVVKTELDEDLLDVERVEEAQIVGSTSEGDEVLTERSVDNVEKSVSREHASIDLEEDDSVQSGSSSGVNRKSIKCDICDEVFATAQSLKLHLNTHAIKKPFKCDSCGKCFSNLKLLKQHIRIHSGEKPFKCDICGKCFLRFAELERHIRVHTGEKPFTCKVCGKCFSGLGHLTRHVRTHKRERPFKCDECGKSFRESSQLSSHARMHVGEKSFMCEVCGKRFSEPGNLTIHARVHSGEKRCVCEVCGKSFTGTTHLKRHARIHTGEKPFKCEVCGKCFSAPESLKTHAFIHSAEKTFKCDLCGKCFLTSRIRKTHLRTHTGQRPFKCELCGKCFTASAILKTHKRLHSGEKPFKCDVCGKGFSKSSVLTKHARIHTAEEKLKCDLCGKNFTSSFFLNRHSSKQVCRRQFKCNECGMCFSTLRLLNRHVFIHTGEMPFKCDVCGKFFSASADLKMHGRVHTGEKPVKCQHCGKCFSRAGHLIRHVRTHTGLRPYKCEVCAKSFKESGDLKVHARIHTGEKPFKCDFCGKCFSSSLHLSRHTPLHTGKKPFKCEICGKFFLTSNYLNKHGRIHTDKRPFKCDLCGKCYPILAYLKTHLRVHTDERRFKCDVCGKCLSTPSSFQRHTRIHTGEGRVKCLHCGKSFTQLGTLRKHVIIHIR